A genomic region of Janthinobacterium lividum contains the following coding sequences:
- a CDS encoding FAD-binding oxidoreductase, whose product MNQTDQLAVLKKPLPESLAAVLSLIFADRFSMTQAMREHHGRDESSYPPMLPDAVIFAHSTEEVAAAVKLCSAHDVPIIAYGSGTSLEGHVLALHGGVTIDLSQMHQMVAVHGEDLTATVQAGVTRKQLNEEIRDTGLFFPIDPGANASLGGMAATRASGTNAVRYGTMRENVLALTVVTADGRIIKTGTRAKKSSAGYDLTRLFVGSEGTLGIITEVTVKLYPLPEAISAAVCSFPGTGEAVSAVIQTIQMGIPVARVEFLDENGVKAINAYDKMALPEKPLLLFEFHGTPASVAEQAQLVQAITAEHGASDFEWASRPEDRSRLWAARHNAYFALLQLRPGSRAISTDCCVPISRLAECILATKADCEAQGLVYAIIGHVGDGNFHVQMLVDPDDPADIARAEKINSDMVTRAIGMDGTCTGEHGVGMHKMAFLVEEHGAGAIDTMRALKHALDPKNIMNPGKIVRW is encoded by the coding sequence GTGAATCAAACTGACCAGTTGGCGGTACTGAAAAAACCGCTGCCAGAATCCCTTGCTGCCGTACTTTCCCTGATCTTTGCCGACCGCTTTTCCATGACCCAAGCCATGCGCGAACACCATGGCCGCGACGAGTCGAGCTATCCTCCCATGCTGCCGGACGCCGTCATCTTCGCCCATTCCACCGAGGAAGTGGCGGCCGCCGTCAAGCTGTGCAGCGCGCACGACGTGCCCATCATCGCCTACGGCAGCGGCACTTCGCTTGAAGGCCACGTGCTGGCCCTGCATGGCGGCGTGACGATTGACCTGTCGCAAATGCACCAGATGGTGGCGGTGCATGGTGAAGACTTGACGGCCACCGTGCAGGCAGGGGTGACGCGCAAACAGCTGAACGAGGAAATCCGCGACACGGGCCTGTTCTTCCCCATCGACCCGGGCGCCAATGCGTCGCTGGGCGGCATGGCCGCCACGCGCGCCTCGGGCACGAACGCCGTGCGCTACGGCACCATGCGCGAAAACGTGCTGGCCCTGACGGTGGTGACGGCCGATGGCCGCATCATCAAGACGGGGACCAGGGCGAAAAAATCGTCGGCCGGCTACGACCTGACGCGCCTGTTCGTCGGCAGCGAGGGGACCCTGGGCATCATCACGGAAGTAACCGTAAAACTGTATCCGCTGCCGGAAGCCATCTCGGCTGCCGTGTGCTCGTTCCCCGGCACGGGCGAAGCCGTCAGCGCCGTGATCCAGACCATCCAGATGGGCATTCCTGTGGCGCGGGTCGAGTTTCTCGATGAAAATGGCGTGAAAGCCATCAATGCCTACGACAAGATGGCGCTGCCGGAAAAGCCATTATTACTGTTTGAATTTCACGGCACGCCGGCCAGCGTGGCCGAGCAGGCGCAGCTGGTGCAAGCCATTACGGCGGAGCATGGCGCCAGCGATTTCGAGTGGGCCAGCCGTCCCGAAGACCGCTCGCGCCTGTGGGCCGCGCGCCACAATGCGTATTTCGCCCTGCTGCAACTGCGTCCCGGCAGCCGCGCCATCTCCACCGATTGCTGCGTGCCGATTTCGCGCCTGGCCGAATGCATCCTGGCCACCAAGGCCGATTGCGAAGCGCAGGGGCTCGTCTACGCCATCATCGGCCACGTGGGCGACGGCAACTTCCACGTGCAGATGCTGGTCGATCCCGATGACCCGGCCGATATCGCGCGCGCGGAAAAGATCAACAGCGACATGGTCACGCGCGCCATCGGCATGGACGGCACCTGCACGGGCGAGCACGGCGTGGGCATGCACAAGATGGCCTTCCTGGTGGAAGAACATGGTGCAGGCGCGATCGACACTATGCGCGCCCTCAAGCACGCGCTGGATCCGAAGAACATCATGAATCCGGGAAAGATCGTGCGCTGGTAA
- a CDS encoding TonB-dependent receptor domain-containing protein yields the protein MHIKTMARAVGVCMALLAQQGWAQQAQENAAGKVEFSPLNVSGETVPVEQQALEKPGAFSARGPDTRLQPVDQILRGMPGTFTQIDPAQGAVSVNIRGLSGFGRVNTMVDGVTQNYYGSAPSEVAHGSVPSSQFGALIDPNFIIGVDVSRGNAVGGDGVNALGGSANFRTIGVDDVVFAGEKAGARTKMSAGSNGVGRSAMLAVGMRNPAFDGGSVGFMAATSASVIGNNYKNGNGTDSEEFGFGYNRFYKQKPKSQLLKLDLALSDFHALELSARDYRNTFTRRDIRSDDYYVKYHYTPFSELIDLNVVASSSRGKQKYMPEALINFVNTSTANRADAFDINNTSSFKLAGGDALVTVGGKLMRNQYSKHVESLVDDPDNPDANLQSIENNTFGPAGKQKIDSLYAGLQYNRGIVQLNAGLNYTRFELTGYKPACDERVKCFPQGAAHIALNEHGINPSLLLSAQFTPWFQPFASAERTMRGPNPQEVFFSNDGGASMNPFLKGEKATTYQLGFNSSLHGLLSKNDALNFKALYFKSKIDGYITSQSFLVCDNGRKCNISEVIATDWETVDAYVTNMYIYINSATPVHTRGWELEAQYQLGPAYARLSYTREKTSQPTSIASAWFGAADISELPSVYYNLDVGTRLLDNKLEVGAIIKHTGSNRRLSPDNEADEATGEVLKADNPKIPAVIDLYASYQVTKNLFLRLSVQNAMNKNYSEALNRLNSMPSQSNDNTPMSTARGRTYVAGLEYRF from the coding sequence ATGCATATCAAGACAATGGCGCGAGCCGTGGGCGTCTGCATGGCGTTGCTGGCGCAGCAGGGATGGGCGCAACAGGCGCAGGAAAATGCGGCGGGCAAGGTGGAGTTTTCGCCGCTGAATGTTTCGGGAGAAACGGTTCCCGTGGAACAGCAGGCGCTGGAAAAACCGGGCGCCTTCAGTGCGCGCGGGCCGGACACGCGCTTGCAGCCCGTCGACCAGATCCTGCGCGGCATGCCGGGCACGTTTACCCAGATCGATCCGGCGCAGGGTGCCGTCAGCGTGAACATCCGCGGCCTGTCCGGCTTTGGCCGGGTCAACACCATGGTCGATGGCGTGACGCAAAATTACTATGGCAGCGCGCCATCGGAAGTGGCGCATGGTAGCGTGCCCAGCAGCCAGTTCGGCGCCCTGATCGACCCGAATTTCATCATCGGCGTGGATGTGTCGCGCGGCAATGCCGTCGGCGGCGACGGCGTCAATGCGCTGGGCGGCAGCGCCAATTTCCGCACCATCGGCGTCGATGACGTCGTGTTCGCCGGGGAAAAGGCGGGGGCGCGCACGAAGATGTCCGCCGGCAGCAATGGCGTGGGGCGCAGCGCCATGCTGGCCGTGGGCATGAGAAATCCGGCCTTCGACGGCGGCAGCGTGGGTTTCATGGCCGCCACCAGCGCGAGCGTGATCGGCAACAACTACAAGAATGGCAATGGCACGGACAGCGAGGAATTCGGCTTCGGCTACAACCGTTTTTATAAGCAGAAGCCGAAGTCGCAACTGCTCAAACTGGACCTCGCTTTGAGCGACTTCCATGCGCTGGAACTGTCGGCGCGCGATTACCGCAATACGTTCACGCGCCGCGATATCCGGAGCGATGACTACTACGTAAAATATCACTACACGCCGTTTTCCGAGTTGATCGATCTCAATGTGGTGGCCAGCAGCAGCCGCGGCAAGCAGAAATACATGCCGGAAGCCCTGATCAATTTCGTCAACACCAGCACGGCCAACCGCGCCGACGCCTTCGATATCAACAACACCAGCAGCTTCAAGCTGGCGGGCGGCGATGCGCTGGTGACCGTGGGCGGCAAGCTGATGCGCAATCAATACAGCAAGCACGTGGAAAGCCTCGTCGATGACCCGGACAACCCGGACGCGAACCTGCAATCGATTGAAAACAATACCTTTGGTCCCGCCGGCAAGCAAAAGATCGACAGCCTGTATGCTGGCCTGCAATACAACCGCGGCATTGTTCAGCTCAATGCCGGCCTGAACTACACGCGTTTCGAATTGACGGGCTACAAGCCGGCCTGCGACGAGCGCGTGAAATGTTTCCCGCAAGGGGCGGCGCATATCGCGCTGAACGAACACGGCATCAATCCGTCGCTGCTGCTGTCGGCCCAGTTCACGCCCTGGTTCCAGCCGTTTGCCAGCGCCGAGCGCACCATGCGCGGCCCGAATCCGCAGGAAGTGTTTTTCTCGAATGACGGCGGGGCGTCGATGAACCCCTTCCTGAAGGGCGAGAAAGCGACGACCTATCAGCTGGGCTTTAATTCCAGCCTGCATGGTTTGCTGAGCAAGAACGATGCGCTGAACTTCAAGGCCCTGTATTTCAAGAGCAAGATCGATGGCTATATCACCAGCCAATCCTTCCTCGTGTGCGATAACGGGCGCAAGTGCAATATATCGGAAGTGATCGCCACGGATTGGGAGACCGTCGATGCGTACGTGACGAATATGTATATCTACATTAACTCGGCCACACCCGTGCATACGCGCGGCTGGGAACTGGAAGCGCAGTACCAGCTGGGGCCTGCCTATGCGCGCCTGTCGTACACGCGTGAAAAGACCAGCCAGCCCACCTCGATCGCCAGCGCGTGGTTTGGCGCGGCCGACATCAGCGAGCTGCCCAGCGTGTACTACAACCTCGACGTGGGCACGCGCTTGCTGGACAACAAGCTGGAAGTGGGCGCCATCATCAAGCACACGGGATCGAACCGCCGCCTGTCGCCGGATAATGAAGCCGATGAAGCGACGGGCGAAGTGCTCAAGGCCGACAATCCGAAGATCCCGGCCGTGATCGATTTGTATGCCAGCTACCAGGTGACGAAAAACCTGTTCCTGCGCCTGTCGGTGCAAAACGCCATGAACAAGAATTACTCGGAAGCGCTGAACCGCTTGAACTCGATGCCGTCGCAGTCGAACGACAATACGCCGATGAGTACGGCGCGGGGCAGGACGTATGTGGCGGGGCTGGAGTACCGCTTCTAG
- a CDS encoding ChaN family lipoprotein, producing MKFSLTIAAVLPACVLALSACSSVAPVTGAATGAAATSAAQDVRQLGEIVDLRSGQRVTAEQLLAQLAAAPRIIVGEQHDQLSHHQIEQWLLQQLQGRRPQGSVLLEMLNPDQQAKVDKVKPWLQTDPVVRPEHVAELLAWQPSWKWEQYGDLVMTVMRAPYPVWSANLDRSEIKQMFVDKLAVQGKYSNLANDGKVHAKLKDIIRVMHDNQIDEPRLAAMLSVQQQRDRRMAERLLAAPAPAVLIAGAYHAHKDLGVPLHVQDLTGGPAPLVLVLAQKGATVLAPQADFVWFTPVAASAIASAK from the coding sequence ATGAAATTCTCCCTGACCATCGCTGCCGTCCTGCCCGCCTGCGTGCTGGCCCTGAGCGCCTGCAGCAGTGTCGCCCCCGTAACTGGCGCGGCCACCGGCGCCGCCGCGACGTCCGCCGCGCAGGATGTGCGCCAGCTGGGCGAGATCGTCGACTTGCGCAGCGGCCAGCGCGTGACTGCCGAACAACTGCTGGCCCAGCTGGCCGCTGCGCCGAGGATCATCGTGGGCGAGCAGCATGACCAGCTCAGCCATCACCAGATCGAGCAATGGCTGCTGCAGCAACTGCAGGGCCGGCGCCCGCAAGGCAGCGTGCTGCTGGAAATGCTGAACCCGGATCAGCAAGCCAAGGTGGACAAGGTCAAGCCGTGGCTGCAGACGGATCCCGTCGTGCGCCCCGAGCACGTGGCCGAGCTGCTGGCCTGGCAGCCCAGCTGGAAGTGGGAGCAGTATGGCGACCTGGTCATGACCGTGATGCGCGCGCCGTATCCCGTCTGGTCGGCCAACCTGGACCGCAGCGAGATCAAGCAAATGTTTGTCGACAAGCTGGCCGTGCAGGGCAAGTACTCGAACCTGGCCAACGATGGCAAGGTGCATGCCAAGCTGAAAGACATCATCCGCGTCATGCATGACAACCAGATCGACGAACCGCGCCTGGCCGCCATGCTGTCGGTGCAGCAACAGCGCGACCGCCGCATGGCCGAGCGCCTGCTGGCCGCGCCCGCGCCGGCCGTGCTGATCGCCGGCGCCTACCATGCGCACAAGGACCTGGGCGTGCCGCTGCACGTGCAGGACTTGACGGGCGGACCCGCGCCGCTGGTGCTGGTCCTGGCGCAGAAGGGCGCCACGGTGCTGGCGCCGCAGGCGGATTTCGTCTGGTTCACGCCGGTTGCCGCATCCGCCATCGCCAGCGCCAAGTAA
- a CDS encoding error-prone DNA polymerase has translation MWGAVLPEYAELYCLSNFSFLHGASHAEELVARAVQLGYKGLAITDECSLAGVVRAHAVAKRADFPLIIGAHFHLTQSDGSPALSLLALVQDIDGYGNLSELITMARTRAAKGRYLLTPDDFAASSPEFAHLRGLPGCLMILLPSYPAQPETVRAQGAWMAATFGSERSWVGLNLLQRAQDDAHRSAVQEAAQALGLSAVAVGHVCMHVRSRKPLLDTLCAIRVGKPVGECGYALAQNAEQHLRARLRLANVYPPQALAETLRIAELCTFSLDSLRYDYPDELVPHGHTPATYLREETYAGARIRFPLGIPANVQEQVEQELELIAELSYEAYFLTVYDIVRFARSQNILCQGRGSAANSAVCYCLHITEVDPARGNSLVGRFMSRERNEPPDIDVDFEHQRREEVIQYIYGKYGRERAALAAVVISYRPKSALRDSGRALGIDLAIVEKVAKAHRWFDGRRDLLERLAECGLDPEAALSQQWAGLAQQLLGFPRHLSQHPGGFVIAQGKLSRLVPIENAAMAERSVIEWDKNDLEELGLMKVDVLALGMLSALRRALELVGARRGEEFRLQDIPAEDPVTYDMMCEADTIGVFQIESRAQMSMLPRLRPREFYDLVIEVALVRPGPIQGGMVHPYLQRRQKKEPIDYPKGLEKALGRTLGIPIFQEQVMQVAIIAADFTPGEADQLRRAMAAWKRKGGMNNYKERIVETMVKNEYKREFAEAIFSQIEGFGEYGFPESHAASFALLTYASSWLKCHEPAAFLCALLNSQPMGFYSPSQLVQDARRHGVQVLPVDVAISGWEAALEVGRDDGPAVRLGLNSLFGMRAEAARRIEDARAIAAFADVADLALRGGLDRHDLQVLADGNALHALAGHRRAALWQAAGAVPDRDLLRATSQEEDLPVLAAPTEGESIVSDYRAQGLTLGRHPLALLRRQLLEQRFLPASTLMTYTSGQVARACGIVTVRQRPGTAKGVIFMTLEDETGTVNVIVWPDLVESQRREVLSAPLLGVYGVWQREGIVRNLVAKRLVDMSHLLGRLRTSSRDFC, from the coding sequence ATGTGGGGCGCAGTCTTACCCGAGTATGCTGAGTTGTACTGCCTGAGTAATTTCAGCTTCCTGCATGGGGCCTCGCATGCGGAAGAGCTGGTTGCGCGCGCCGTCCAGCTCGGTTACAAGGGGCTGGCCATTACCGACGAGTGTTCGCTGGCGGGTGTCGTGCGTGCCCATGCGGTGGCCAAGCGGGCCGATTTTCCCCTGATTATCGGGGCGCATTTTCATTTGACGCAGTCCGACGGCAGTCCGGCCCTGTCCTTGCTGGCGCTGGTGCAAGACATCGACGGTTACGGCAACTTGTCGGAACTGATCACCATGGCGCGCACGCGGGCGGCCAAGGGGCGCTATTTGCTGACGCCCGATGATTTCGCCGCGTCATCGCCCGAGTTTGCCCATTTGCGGGGGCTGCCGGGCTGTTTGATGATCTTGCTGCCCAGCTATCCGGCCCAGCCGGAAACCGTGCGCGCGCAGGGGGCATGGATGGCGGCTACCTTTGGCAGCGAGCGCAGCTGGGTGGGCCTGAACCTGCTGCAGCGGGCGCAGGATGACGCGCACCGCAGCGCCGTGCAGGAGGCGGCGCAAGCGCTGGGCTTGTCCGCGGTGGCCGTCGGCCACGTGTGCATGCACGTGCGTTCGCGCAAGCCCCTGCTCGACACGCTGTGCGCGATCCGCGTGGGCAAGCCCGTGGGCGAGTGCGGCTATGCGCTGGCGCAAAACGCGGAACAGCATCTGCGCGCGCGCTTGCGCCTGGCCAATGTGTATCCGCCGCAGGCGCTGGCGGAAACCCTGCGCATCGCGGAGCTGTGCACATTCTCGCTCGACAGTTTGCGCTATGACTATCCCGACGAGTTGGTGCCGCACGGCCACACGCCGGCGACGTATCTGCGCGAAGAAACGTATGCGGGCGCGCGTATCCGCTTTCCGCTGGGCATTCCGGCGAACGTGCAGGAGCAGGTCGAGCAGGAGCTGGAACTGATCGCGGAGCTGTCGTATGAAGCGTACTTTTTGACCGTGTACGACATCGTGCGCTTTGCCCGCTCGCAAAACATCCTGTGCCAGGGCCGGGGCTCGGCCGCCAATTCGGCCGTCTGCTATTGCTTGCACATCACGGAAGTGGACCCGGCGCGCGGCAACTCGCTGGTCGGGCGTTTCATGTCGCGCGAGCGCAACGAGCCGCCCGATATCGACGTCGATTTCGAGCACCAGCGGCGCGAAGAAGTGATTCAATATATCTACGGAAAATATGGCCGCGAGCGGGCCGCGCTGGCGGCCGTGGTGATCAGCTACCGGCCCAAGAGCGCCTTGCGCGACAGCGGCCGGGCGCTGGGGATCGACCTGGCCATCGTGGAAAAGGTGGCCAAGGCGCACCGCTGGTTCGATGGCAGGCGCGATCTGCTCGAGCGCCTGGCCGAATGCGGGCTCGACCCGGAAGCGGCATTGTCGCAGCAGTGGGCTGGCCTGGCGCAGCAGTTGCTGGGCTTTCCCCGTCATTTGTCGCAGCATCCGGGCGGCTTTGTCATTGCTCAGGGCAAGTTGTCGCGTCTGGTGCCGATTGAAAACGCGGCCATGGCCGAACGCAGCGTCATCGAGTGGGACAAGAATGACCTGGAAGAGCTGGGCTTGATGAAGGTCGACGTGCTGGCGCTGGGCATGCTGTCGGCCCTGCGCCGTGCGCTGGAACTGGTGGGGGCGCGGCGCGGCGAGGAATTCCGTCTGCAGGATATTCCCGCGGAAGACCCCGTCACCTACGACATGATGTGCGAGGCGGACACCATCGGCGTGTTCCAGATCGAGTCGCGCGCCCAGATGAGCATGCTGCCGCGCCTGCGTCCCCGTGAATTCTACGACCTCGTCATCGAGGTGGCGCTGGTGCGCCCCGGCCCCATCCAGGGCGGCATGGTGCATCCGTATCTGCAGCGGCGCCAGAAAAAGGAGCCAATCGATTATCCGAAGGGCCTGGAAAAGGCGCTGGGCCGCACCCTCGGCATCCCCATCTTCCAGGAACAGGTGATGCAGGTAGCCATCATCGCGGCCGATTTCACGCCCGGCGAAGCGGACCAGTTGCGGCGCGCCATGGCGGCCTGGAAACGCAAGGGCGGCATGAACAATTACAAGGAACGCATCGTCGAAACGATGGTCAAAAATGAGTATAAACGGGAGTTCGCGGAGGCCATCTTCAGCCAGATCGAGGGCTTCGGCGAATATGGCTTTCCCGAGTCGCACGCGGCCAGCTTCGCCCTGCTGACGTACGCCAGTTCCTGGCTGAAATGCCACGAACCGGCCGCCTTCCTGTGCGCCTTGCTGAATAGCCAGCCCATGGGCTTTTACAGTCCCTCGCAACTGGTGCAGGATGCGCGCCGGCATGGCGTGCAGGTGCTGCCCGTCGACGTGGCCATCAGCGGCTGGGAAGCGGCATTGGAAGTAGGCAGGGACGATGGGCCCGCCGTGCGCCTGGGCTTGAACAGCCTGTTCGGCATGCGCGCGGAAGCAGCCCGGCGCATCGAGGATGCGCGCGCCATCGCTGCCTTCGCCGACGTGGCCGACCTGGCCCTCCGTGGCGGCCTGGACCGTCATGACTTGCAGGTGCTCGCCGACGGCAATGCCCTGCACGCGCTGGCCGGGCACCGGCGCGCGGCGCTGTGGCAGGCGGCCGGCGCCGTGCCCGACAGGGATTTGCTGCGCGCCACCTCACAAGAGGAAGACTTGCCCGTGCTGGCCGCGCCGACGGAAGGCGAGAGCATCGTCAGCGACTACCGCGCGCAAGGCCTGACCCTGGGCCGCCACCCGCTGGCGCTGCTGCGCAGGCAGTTGCTGGAGCAGCGTTTCCTGCCCGCGTCCACCTTGATGACTTACACGAGCGGACAGGTGGCGCGCGCCTGCGGCATCGTCACCGTGCGCCAGCGGCCGGGCACGGCCAAGGGCGTCATCTTCATGACCCTGGAAGACGAAACGGGCACGGTCAACGTCATCGTCTGGCCCGACCTGGTGGAAAGCCAGCGGCGCGAAGTGCTGAGCGCGCCGCTGCTGGGCGTGTACGGCGTGTGGCAGCGCGAAGGCATCGTGCGCAACCTGGTGGCCAAGCGCCTGGTCGACATGTCGCATTTGCTGGGACGCTTGCGGACCAGCAGCCGCGATTTCTGTTGA
- the exbD gene encoding TonB system transport protein ExbD, whose translation MASLFPSPDDDTADMPELSEINVTPFIDVMLVLLIIFMVVSPLATVDLKIDLPAATAKPEPRPEKPLFVSLKADHSLYLGESPVAREQLGGLLDAQTGGDRQRPLFFQADKQAAYEDVLGVMDALRQAGYLKVGLVGREGG comes from the coding sequence ATGGCCAGCCTCTTTCCTTCCCCGGATGACGACACGGCCGACATGCCAGAGTTGAGCGAGATCAATGTCACGCCCTTCATCGATGTGATGCTGGTGTTGTTGATCATCTTCATGGTGGTCTCGCCGCTGGCCACTGTCGACCTGAAAATCGACTTGCCGGCCGCCACGGCCAAGCCGGAACCGCGCCCCGAAAAGCCCCTGTTCGTTTCCCTGAAAGCGGACCACAGCCTGTATCTGGGCGAGTCGCCCGTGGCGCGTGAGCAGCTGGGCGGTTTGCTTGACGCCCAGACGGGCGGCGACCGCCAACGCCCCCTGTTTTTCCAGGCCGACAAGCAAGCGGCGTATGAAGACGTGCTGGGCGTGATGGATGCCCTGCGCCAGGCCGGTTATCTGAAAGTGGGCCTGGTCGGCCGGGAGGGTGGGTGA
- a CDS encoding energy transducer TonB, with the protein MNPRPVLNWGIATALVVAGILALLLWASWQPVAVAPANPAASVMVVFAAQAMSPEIQVAHAVGARQSAASSSARPPRSAIRQEALPVLARAAVPEIVAAEKEEKAAASPSTEPGKDVAKEAAVPAQASSSATPAPAAVRGPQAAPFNSDTPPASAAPASWQSRVLSHLAHFKRYPGDARQRKRAGAAWVRFQVDRDGKLLASELVTSSGTVLLDREALQVLERAQPLPAPPDNVLHQGTVTVTLPVSFKLEPGQDKA; encoded by the coding sequence GTGAATCCGCGCCCTGTATTGAACTGGGGCATCGCCACGGCGCTAGTGGTAGCGGGCATACTGGCGTTGCTGCTGTGGGCCAGCTGGCAGCCCGTCGCCGTGGCGCCCGCCAACCCGGCGGCCAGCGTGATGGTGGTATTTGCCGCACAGGCGATGTCGCCGGAAATACAGGTCGCGCATGCCGTGGGCGCGCGCCAGTCGGCTGCCTCCAGCTCGGCCCGGCCGCCAAGGAGCGCCATCCGGCAAGAGGCGCTGCCCGTGCTGGCGCGCGCCGCCGTGCCGGAGATCGTCGCGGCGGAAAAAGAGGAAAAGGCGGCTGCCAGCCCATCGACGGAGCCGGGCAAGGATGTCGCCAAGGAAGCTGCCGTGCCCGCACAGGCCAGCAGCAGCGCCACGCCGGCACCGGCTGCCGTGCGCGGTCCGCAGGCGGCGCCGTTCAATAGCGACACGCCGCCCGCCAGCGCGGCGCCGGCCAGCTGGCAAAGCCGCGTGCTCAGCCATCTGGCCCACTTCAAGCGCTATCCGGGCGATGCGCGCCAGCGCAAGCGGGCTGGCGCCGCCTGGGTGCGCTTCCAGGTGGACCGCGACGGCAAGCTGCTGGCCAGCGAACTGGTCACTTCATCGGGCACGGTGCTGCTCGACCGCGAAGCGCTGCAAGTGCTTGAGCGCGCGCAACCGTTGCCGGCGCCACCCGATAACGTCCTGCACCAGGGCACGGTGACCGTCACCTTGCCCGTCTCGTTCAAGCTGGAGCCAGGACAGGACAAGGCATGA
- the exbB gene encoding tonB-system energizer ExbB, whose amino-acid sequence MRIPLFRIKAAAGGMFLSLFHATAQASALPHDMSPLGMFFAADQVVKSVLIGLLIAALATWVVLLVKGASLLQARRAAAQAVAMLKTATSLPDAAAKVEGAGSTSLAQQLLDDVQQELDLSHASAPTAALKERAGFRQEQFIAQQVRAMTQGIGLLASIGAVAPFVGLFGTVWGIMNSFIGIAVSQSTNLATVAPGIAEALLATALGLVAAIPAVVIYNVLSRGINQYKAQLRAASAQVLLMLSRDLDTRKQA is encoded by the coding sequence ATGCGTATCCCCTTGTTCCGTATCAAAGCCGCCGCTGGCGGCATGTTTCTTTCCCTGTTCCACGCCACCGCGCAAGCGTCCGCCTTGCCGCACGATATGTCGCCGTTGGGCATGTTTTTCGCCGCCGACCAGGTTGTCAAAAGCGTGCTCATCGGCTTGCTGATTGCCGCGCTGGCCACCTGGGTGGTGTTGCTGGTGAAGGGCGCCAGTTTGCTGCAAGCCCGGCGCGCGGCGGCGCAAGCCGTCGCCATGCTGAAGACGGCCACCTCGCTGCCTGACGCGGCCGCCAAGGTGGAGGGGGCAGGCAGCACTTCGCTGGCGCAGCAGTTGCTCGACGATGTGCAGCAGGAGCTGGATCTGTCGCACGCCAGCGCGCCGACGGCGGCCCTGAAAGAGCGGGCCGGTTTTCGCCAGGAACAGTTCATTGCGCAGCAGGTGCGCGCCATGACGCAAGGCATCGGCCTGCTCGCCAGCATCGGCGCCGTGGCGCCGTTCGTCGGCCTGTTCGGCACCGTGTGGGGCATCATGAACAGTTTTATCGGCATCGCCGTCAGCCAGAGCACGAATCTGGCAACCGTCGCGCCCGGCATCGCGGAAGCCTTGCTGGCCACCGCCCTGGGCCTGGTGGCGGCGATTCCCGCCGTCGTCATCTATAACGTGCTCAGCCGTGGCATCAACCAGTACAAGGCGCAGTTGCGGGCCGCTTCCGCGCAAGTGCTGCTGATGCTGAGCCGCGACCTCGACACGCGCAAGCAGGCCTGA
- a CDS encoding GNAT family N-acetyltransferase, producing the protein MTTLPEPTLRPALVADAPAIVALIDDLMPFLTLHPDGAGAEKFIEHCRQPAIEGYLSQTRYAYQLAHIDGALAGVVAMRDNTHLFHMFVPRAWHRRGMARRLWQAARDASLAKGDVTAFTVNSSLYALPLYTSLGFVATGPKVEEGGIAFVPMRMAL; encoded by the coding sequence ATGACAACCTTGCCCGAACCGACACTGCGTCCCGCCCTGGTCGCCGACGCGCCCGCCATCGTCGCCCTGATCGACGACCTGATGCCTTTTTTGACCCTGCACCCGGATGGCGCGGGAGCGGAAAAATTCATCGAACATTGCCGCCAGCCGGCCATCGAAGGCTATCTGTCGCAGACTCGCTATGCGTACCAGCTCGCGCATATCGACGGCGCACTGGCCGGCGTGGTGGCCATGCGCGACAACACGCATCTGTTCCACATGTTCGTGCCGCGCGCCTGGCACCGGCGCGGCATGGCGCGCCGCCTGTGGCAGGCAGCCCGCGATGCGTCGCTGGCCAAAGGCGATGTGACGGCCTTTACCGTCAATTCCTCCCTGTACGCCTTGCCCCTGTACACAAGCCTGGGCTTTGTCGCCACGGGGCCGAAGGTGGAGGAGGGCGGCATCGCTTTCGTGCCGATGCGCATGGCATTATAG